From Gimesia panareensis, the proteins below share one genomic window:
- a CDS encoding AAA family ATPase: MLLNERLAENVRACFTGIWIQSHEHDEALLEITRLCHGEDWGLLSWDIDRGLQGTEVLGESDSSYPDPLAAIHSLNSQTNPDRPTLLVLKNFHRFINSPEIIQALTQQISLGKQTRTFVIVLSSLVQIPTELEKLFVCLEHDLPDRSQLEEIARSIAMETGELPEGPELERVLDAACGLTRYEAEGAFSLSLVRHGRIDVSVVLELKAQTLLKSGLLTLHSGSESFGDLGGLESLKAFCRRALRPRTQESSAVRPRGVLLLGVPGTGKSAFAKALGRETGRATLTLDVGALMGALVGQTEERTRRALRIVDAMQPAVLFIDEVEKGLSGASSSGQSDSGVSTRMLGTLLSWLNDHTSDVFVVCTANDISKLPPELIRAERFDGLFFLDLPGDSQKQAIWNIYRAQYDLMENQQLPEDRHWTGSEIRACCRLAALLDVPLTQAAENVVPVAITAAESVARLRRWASNRCLSAEQPGVFVHGERSGARAQRKLSRDPRRN; encoded by the coding sequence ATGTTATTAAACGAACGACTTGCGGAAAACGTACGCGCCTGCTTTACCGGGATCTGGATTCAGAGCCACGAACACGACGAAGCGTTGCTGGAGATCACCCGGCTTTGCCACGGTGAAGACTGGGGCCTGCTCTCCTGGGACATTGACCGGGGACTGCAGGGGACAGAAGTCCTTGGGGAGAGTGACTCATCGTATCCCGATCCCCTGGCAGCTATCCACAGTCTGAACAGTCAGACCAATCCAGATCGACCCACGCTGCTGGTTCTCAAGAATTTCCACCGATTCATCAATTCCCCGGAAATCATCCAGGCCCTGACGCAACAGATTAGCCTGGGAAAGCAGACCCGGACCTTCGTGATCGTCCTGTCCAGCCTAGTCCAGATTCCCACGGAACTGGAAAAACTGTTCGTCTGCCTGGAACACGATCTTCCCGACCGGAGCCAGTTGGAGGAGATCGCTCGCAGTATCGCCATGGAAACCGGTGAGCTACCGGAAGGACCGGAACTGGAGCGTGTCCTGGACGCTGCCTGTGGACTGACTCGCTATGAAGCCGAAGGGGCCTTCAGCCTCTCCCTGGTACGACACGGACGCATCGACGTCTCCGTCGTCCTGGAGTTGAAGGCCCAAACGCTGCTAAAAAGCGGACTGTTAACGCTCCACAGCGGATCGGAATCATTTGGCGACCTGGGAGGCCTGGAATCCCTCAAGGCTTTTTGTAGACGAGCACTGCGTCCTAGGACTCAGGAATCATCAGCTGTGCGTCCGCGGGGCGTGCTGCTGCTGGGCGTCCCAGGTACCGGTAAAAGTGCCTTCGCCAAAGCCTTGGGCAGGGAGACCGGGCGGGCCACGCTGACTCTCGACGTGGGGGCCCTGATGGGCGCGCTGGTCGGCCAAACGGAAGAGCGAACACGACGGGCGCTCCGGATCGTCGATGCGATGCAGCCGGCCGTCCTGTTTATCGATGAGGTCGAAAAGGGTCTGAGCGGGGCATCCTCGTCCGGACAGTCCGACAGTGGTGTCTCCACACGCATGCTGGGCACACTTTTGAGCTGGTTAAACGACCATACTTCAGATGTATTTGTGGTCTGCACTGCCAACGATATCTCGAAACTTCCTCCCGAATTGATCCGGGCCGAACGCTTTGACGGACTCTTTTTTCTGGATCTGCCGGGAGATTCGCAGAAGCAAGCGATCTGGAACATCTACCGGGCGCAATATGACCTCATGGAAAACCAGCAGTTGCCCGAGGACCGACACTGGACCGGTTCCGAAATCCGGGCCTGCTGTCGCCTGGCCGCTCTGCTGGATGTCCCGTTAACCCAGGCTGCAGAAAACGTGGTCCCCGTGGCGATCACAGCTGCGGAATCGGTGGCCCGACTCAGACGCTGGGCCAGCAATCGTTGCCTGTCTGCAGAACAACCGGGCGTCTTTGTGCACGGAGAACGATCGGGAGCCCGTGCACAACGAAAGCTCTCCCGTGATCCCCGTAGAAACTAA